CTTCTCCCCCTTCGCCGGCTGAGGCACACGGCCAGCCCCGTCCTCAGTCCACGCAATAGCGGTACCGGTGCTCGTGGTCGTAGAAGAGGCTCCACCGCCGCCGCCGGGTGCCGTCGTGGTTGCTCGTCTCGTCGAGGTCGTTCAACCCCGGCTGCATCCGCTCGGACCAGATGCCGTTGAAGAACCGCACCAGGTAGAAGTCGATGGTGCAGCGCGCTCCGGACTGGCCGCAGTGCTCCGGGTGGTACTGCGCGAGCAGTTCCTCTTCGAGATCCACCGCCAGCCCTCGCGACCACCGGGGATCCCCGCTCGGCCCGCGCTCGACGAAGAAACACCGCCGGGGCTCCGTGTTCCCAGGGACCCCTCGGGTCATGATGGCCTCGGCCCGGCCCGGCGCGCCCACCACCTGCGTCCTCGCCACCCGCCTCAACACCCGCTCCCACGCCGCCCGGTACAGCGGCCTGTCCTCCACCTGCCACGCCCTCGCGAACAGCCGCAGCGCCTCCCCGTCCTCCCCTCGCATCACGTGCACCAGCGCGGCGTCGTACAGCGCCCCGTGCGCCTTCCCATCCGCCTCGTACTTCCGCCGCCACTCCGCCAGCGCGTCCTCGTACCTTCCTTCCCGGAAGGCCCTCACACCCGCCTCTCCCTCCGTCCCCACCAGCTCCAGCCGCTCGGGGAGCCCGGCCGGCAGCAGCCGGAAGTAGTGCAGCCCCACCGCCTCGCGCAGCACCGTCCAGAACATCTCCGACCACTCCCCCGGCAACGGGCTCCGGTGCGGCTTCCGCAGCGCCTCGTAGAGCTCCACCGCCGCCGCCTTCGAGCGCAGCGCCACCGTTCCTCCCGTGCTCCCCGTTGCCCGGATGTACTCGGTGCTCACCGGCTGCCCCTCGCGCGTCCACGTGGACATGAGCAGGGCGATGCCCGCCGTCTCGCCCGTCCCCTCGCCGTTCGTCGGACCCACGCTCCATCCATCCACCTTCACCACCGTCACCAGCGACGTCTTCACGCCCAACGGCACCCCGGGCCAGGGGTCGAGTGTCAGGCGCCTGGGATCCCTCGCCAACCCCGCCTTCGTCCTCGGCGTGTTCCACATCTGGAAGCCCA
The DNA window shown above is from Archangium lipolyticum and carries:
- a CDS encoding tetratricopeptide repeat protein, which codes for MRMLRWVMRVLAPCLGLLLMLAGGPGLAGPRHERAEEAGPPTVTVEVTRQQPPLLRLEGQPVSVGILLVHADDALLEETRSDLWNMSGMVVKAVRDYFKAEGGQVQVVDYTDLGFQMWNTPRTKAGLARDPRRLTLDPWPGVPLGVKTSLVTVVKVDGWSVGPTNGEGTGETAGIALLMSTWTREGQPVSTEYIRATGSTGGTVALRSKAAAVELYEALRKPHRSPLPGEWSEMFWTVLREAVGLHYFRLLPAGLPERLELVGTEGEAGVRAFREGRYEDALAEWRRKYEADGKAHGALYDAALVHVMRGEDGEALRLFARAWQVEDRPLYRAAWERVLRRVARTQVVGAPGRAEAIMTRGVPGNTEPRRCFFVERGPSGDPRWSRGLAVDLEEELLAQYHPEHCGQSGARCTIDFYLVRFFNGIWSERMQPGLNDLDETSNHDGTRRRRWSLFYDHEHRYRYCVD